A genomic segment from Drosophila miranda strain MSH22 chromosome 3, D.miranda_PacBio2.1, whole genome shotgun sequence encodes:
- the LOC117187916 gene encoding GTPase-activating protein CdGAPr-like — protein sequence MEQELELPTELHLAPMPAMPVSKSPSFSVKELANKFESSPVEQLPSFDFSVRGGSMKKPNELSVPLSMPKAMPAPVSLKKLNNAQKITRSLDENAFVREFGGKKLQDLSLSKLPELPEMTSRRKSFDFTRPKTLNPPKRLPGMSITEEICQNLTWLQLDNKGRRLPLADGETQRTINTPAVGAAYGVRRYQAQALDEINIEVGDMISVIDMPSPAESIWWRGKKSHLQKSLYEVGFFPQSCVATIGDKVPRNFPMPAPLVGHMDASPTQPVLRKHGKLIAFFRSFILSRPSRRRLKQSGIYRERVFNCDLSEHLLNSGQDIPMVLRSCAEFIENYGVIMVDGIYRLSGITSNIQRLRRAFDEERVPDLGNPEMKQDINAVSSLLKMYFRELPNPLCTYQLYDNFVEAIQVKADEADERLRLMKETVLKLPPPHYRTLKYLAEHLYKVSQHHERTGMTDKNLAIVWAPNLLRSPALESGGVAALRGVGVQAVVTEYLIRNCHNIFDALEDQRHSVLPVAVALNPSERGELRLESLTDCESLLVEQREQDQSLGMVERPKSLSTGGAKLISLEEAQERHSRIEGGDLKHSLPISTLASSCSSTTNAAAAAGNAATNIGSYIEVGGGPSSLPDKYHTVLSAPRSWQKRKPDKTPSWKSIFTRSQRQGNVDPCHKITIEAGGGKLDPVSSRVSFVQASHAHASKELSKHDKPKSIELLETTHEREPKPMELCIRSNSIDSLRTVGHSRSVSHDSYFDLLQSPQRGHVTTCPSRELSELGLNFDREEPEMRIFSESESLVSFPRVGKENVPPASGCATRRIMRARPEEFPNQTNSVNPSPKKQPRLNLLSPSSARALPLPLPATAVAAAAQPGPQHHCGHEPAGAENCCKRYKLEDQLCDIQFIDCGTPEHAPTVQQQFASVEVHPPPKPARSHVPGPTSPASARYSYPSVQLGAKRKEQQAAKERFSYQGTFMQQGGKPEQTPRAAVHNNTVPMRTKPRVELPPDATDSQGKLSVATPTTPQRSPRYSLLLCDTEESSENSSAVTTPQYDMEPLMRTSAMSGISGVSSNM from the exons ATGGAACAGGAGCTCGAGCTGCCAACAGAACTCCATCTGGCACCAATGCCAGCCATGCCAGTCAGCAAATCGCCATCTTTCAGTGTCAAGGAGTTGGCCAATAAATTCGAGAGTTCACCCGTGGAGCAGCTGCCCAGCTTTGACTTTTCGGTGCGCGGCGGCTCCATGAAGAAGCCAAATGAGTTGAGTGTGCCTCTGTCCATGCCCAAGGCCATGCCCGCACCTGTCTCACTAAAGAAACTGAACAACGCACAGAAGATCACGCGTTCACTGGACGAGAATGCCTTTGTGCGTGAGTTTGGGGGCAAAAAGTTGCAGGATCTGTCGTTGAGCAAGTTGCCAGAACTGCCAGAAATGACAAGTCGCCGCAAGAGCTTCGATTTTACGCGTCCCAAGACTTTGAATCCCCCAAAGAGGCTGCCGGGGATGAGCATCACCGAGGAGATCTGTCAGAATCTGACGTGGCTGCAGCTGGACAACAAGGGGCGACGTCTGCCCCTGGCCGATGGCGAGACGCAGCGAACCATCAACACCCCGGCGGTGGGGGCAGCCTATGGCGTGAGGCGCTATCAGGCCCAGGCCCTGGACGAAATTAACATCGAAGTGGGGGATATGATCTCAGTGATCGACATGCCCAGTCCCGCCGAGTCGATTTGGTGGCGCGGCAAGAAGTCCCATCTGCAAAAGTCCCTCTACGAGGTGGGCTTCTTTCCGCAGTCGTGTGTGGCCACCATTGGCGACAAGGTGCCGAGGAATTTCCCCATGCCAGCGCCCCTAGTGGGCCATATGGATGCCTCACCCACGCAGCCAGTGCTGCGGAAACATGGCAAGCTGATAGCCTTCTTTCGATCCTTTATCCTGTCGCGTCCGTCGCGGCGGCGGCTCAAACAGAGCGGCATTTACCGCGAACGGGTGTTCAACTGCGATTTGTCGGAACATTTGCTAAACAGCGGCCAGGATATACCCATGGTCCTGCGATCCTGTGCGGAGTTTATAGAAAATTATGGTGTCATTATGGTCGATGGCATCTATCGACTCTCTGGCATCACCTCGAATATCCAGCGTTTGAGACGCGCCTTTGACGAGGAACGAGTCCCGGATCTAGGAAATCCGGAGATGAAACAGGACATCAATGCCGTCAGTTCGTTGCTAAAAATGTACTTCCGTGAGCTGCCAAATCCTCTGTGCACCTACCAGCTTTACGACAATTTCGTGGAGGCCATACAGGTGAAGGCCGACGAGGCGGATGAGCGTCTGAGGCTGATGAAGGAGACGGTATTGAAGCTGCCGCCGCCACACTACAG AACCCTCAAATATCTGGCTGAGCATTTGTACAAGGTCTCGCAGCATCACGAACGCACTGGCATGACGGACAAGAATCTGGCCATTGTTTGGGCCCCCAATTTGTTGCGTTCCCCTGCCCTCGAGTCTGGTGGGGTGGCCGCCCTTCGAGGCGTTGGCGTCCAGGCCGTGGTCACCGAGTACCTGATACGGAATTGCCATAACATATTCGATGCTCTGGAGGATCAGCGTCACAGTGTgctgccagtggcagtggcactgaATCCTAGCGAGAGAGGAGAGCTCCGTTTGGAGTCCCTCACCGACTGCGAGAGCCTGCTGGTGGAACAACGCGAACAGGATCAATCTTTGGGTATGGTAGAGCGCCCCAAGAGCCTGAGCACGGGAGGAGCCAAGCTCATCAGCCTGGAGGAGGCCCAAGAGCGACACTCACGCATCGAGGGGGGAGATCTGAAGCATTCGCTGCCGATTAGCACGCTGGcaagcagctgcagcagcaccaccaatgccgctgctgctgctgggaacGCAGCCACCAATATAGGATCTTACATCGAGGTGGGGGGAGGTCCCTCCAGTCTCCCCGACAAATACCACACAGTGCTGTCGGCGCCACGCAGCTGGCAGAAGCGTAAACCAGACAAAACGCCCTCATGGAAGTCGATTTTTACGCGCAGTCAGCGTCAGGGCAATGTCGATCCCTGCCACAAGATCACCATTGAAGCGGGTGGAGGAAAATTGGATCCTGTGTCCTCGCGCGTTAGCTTTGTCCAGGCCTCCCATGCGCATGCCAGCAAGGAGCTCTCGAAGCACGACAAGCCCAAATCCATAGAGCTGCTGGAGACGACACACGAACGAGAGCCCAAGCCCATGGAGCTGTGCATACGCTCCAATTCCATTGACAGCCTGCGGACGGTGGGTCATTCGCGCAGCGTCTCCCATGACTCGTACTTTGACCTGCTGCAGTCCCCCCAGCGGGGACACGTGACCACCTGCCCCTCGAGGGAGCTCTCAGAGCTGGGGCTCAATTTCGATCGCGAGGAGCCGGAGATGCGCATCTTTTCGGAGAGCGAATCGCTGGTCAGTTTCCCGCGTGTGGGCAAAGAGAACGTCCCCCCGGCCTCGGGCTGCGCCACGCGCAGGATAATGCGCGCCCGCCCCGAGGAGTTCCCCAATCAGACGAACAGCGTGAATCCCAGTCCCAAGAAGCAGCCGCGTCTCAATCTATTGTCTCCCTCGTCGGCCAGGGCCCTGCCTCTTCCATTGCCAGCCACTGCCGTGGCGGCAGCGGCTCAACCGGGGCCGCAGCACCATTGCGGCCACGAGCCAGCGGGTGCGGAGAACTGCTGCAAGCGCTACAAGCTGGAGGATCAGCTCTGCGATATACAGTTTATTGATTGCGGCACGCCCGAGCATGCGCCGACGGTGCAGCAACAGTTTGCCAGCGTGGAAGTGCATCCGCCACCGAAGCCCGCTAGGTCGCATGTGCCAGGACCCACATCTCCTGCCTCGGCGCGGTATAGCTATCCCTCAGTGCAGTTGGGGGCCAAGCGAaaggagcagcaggcggccAAGGAGAGATTTAGCTACCAGGGGACGTTCATGCAGCAAGGGGGGAAGCCAGAGCAGACCCCACGTGCCGCAGTGCA CAATAACACGGTACCAATGCGCACCAAACCCCGAGTGGAACTGCCGCCAGATGCCACCGATTCGCAGGGAAAGCTTTCGGTGGCCACACCCACAACGCCACAAAGGAGTCCACGATACAGCCTGCTGCTGTGCGACACGGAGGAGAGCTCTGAGAACAGTTCGGCTGTGACCACACCCCAATACGATATGGAGCCACTGATGCGAACCTCAGCGATGTCGGGCATCTCTGGGGTATCCTCCAACATGTAA
- the LOC117187918 gene encoding ubiquitin-like protein 5, with translation MIEITCNDRLSKKVRVKCNPDDTVGDLKKLIAAQTGTKHEKIVLKKWYTIYKDPIRLSDCTSLNSAFAYLHLQVLVRPSPSPP, from the exons ATGATAGAAATAACTTGCAACGATCGACTGAGCAAGAAG GTGCGCGTCAAATGCAATCCGGACGACACTGTTGGAGACTTGAAGAAACTTATAGCGGCACAGACGGGCACAAAGCACGAGAAGATTGTCCTGAAGAAGTGGTACACAATCTACAAGGATCCCATCCGCCTATCTGATTGTACGTCATTGAATAGTGCATTTGCATACctgcatttgcaggtcctggttcgcccatctcccagtcctccctag